Proteins encoded in a region of the Deltaproteobacteria bacterium genome:
- a CDS encoding Crp/Fnr family transcriptional regulator, with protein MDLIEHIAAIPPFEGLPREQHEDLARIVVDRSYKRGQIIFSEGDVGAGFYVVISGRVKIFKLSPDGKEQILHIFGPGEPFGEVSVFAGQRFPAHAEALEQSRVFFFPRDAFVELIKKDSSLALNMLAVLSRRLRRFTLLIEDLSLKEVPGRLAAYLLYLSEQRDRSKDLELDIPKGQLASLLGTIPETLSRILAKMIRQGLIQSDGPRIRILDRQGLEELAMAERRLNPKSRRLTKT; from the coding sequence ATGGATCTGATTGAGCATATTGCTGCCATTCCCCCTTTTGAAGGTCTCCCCCGTGAACAGCATGAGGATCTGGCCAGGATAGTGGTAGATCGCTCCTATAAGCGGGGCCAGATCATCTTTTCCGAGGGGGATGTGGGAGCAGGCTTTTATGTGGTCATCTCGGGCAGGGTGAAGATCTTCAAGCTTTCCCCCGATGGCAAGGAACAGATCCTCCATATCTTCGGCCCGGGGGAACCCTTTGGTGAGGTATCGGTATTCGCAGGCCAACGATTTCCGGCCCATGCCGAGGCCCTAGAGCAGAGTCGGGTCTTCTTTTTTCCTCGAGACGCCTTTGTTGAACTCATCAAGAAGGATTCTTCCCTGGCCTTGAACATGCTGGCAGTTTTGTCCCGGCGTTTGCGCAGGTTCACCCTTCTGATCGAGGATCTCTCTCTCAAAGAGGTGCCAGGGAGGCTCGCTGCTTACCTCCTTTACTTGAGCGAACAGAGAGACAGATCCAAAGACCTGGAGTTGGATATCCCCAAGGGCCAACTGGCGAGCCTTTTGGGAACCATCCCCGAGACCCTCTCGCGCATCCTCGCCAAGATGATCCGGCAAGGTTTGATCCAATCGGACGGCCCCCGTATCAGGATACTGGACCGCCAGGGCCTGGAAGAACTGGCTATGGCGGAAAGACGCCTGAACCCAAAATCCAGAAGGCTAACAAAAACCTAG